In the Euphorbia lathyris chromosome 5, ddEupLath1.1, whole genome shotgun sequence genome, one interval contains:
- the LOC136229397 gene encoding lanC-like protein GCL2, which produces MGDRFFPNIMPDFVTEVAETPTHEQEEEEAEEESGGDSLLKLLSMPYSLVSMQFQRAALDLKETIVMETWGLSGQNVQDFTLYCGTLGTAFLLFKSYQVTNNKNDLSLCLQVVKACDSASASSRDVSFICGRSGVCALGAVAAKHTNDKALQDYYLDQFRQVELSKNHPDELLYGRSGYLWACLFLNKHTGEEAIPYTTIRAVTSEIIRHGRNLTEKGGSPLMYEWYGERYWGAAHGLAGIMHVLMDVQLEMDEVEDVKGTLKYMIKNRFLSGNYPASEADCKTDCKTDVLVHWCHGAPGIALTLAKAAKVFEDDEFLQAAVDAAEVVWDRGLLKRVGICHGISGNTYVFLALYQITGRIEYLYKAKSFASFLLDRAHRLISAGQMHRGDNPYSLFEGCGGMAYLFLDMIDPSKSKFPAYDL; this is translated from the exons ATGGGCGATCGATTCTTCCCCAATATCATGCCTGACTTTGTAACAGAAGTAGCAGAAACTCCAACTCacgaacaagaagaagaagaagcagaagaagagaGTGGTGGAGATTCACTTTTGAAGCTTCTCTCAATGCCTTATTCTCTTGTCTCAATGCAATTTCAACGCGCTGCATTGGATCTCAAAGAAACT ATAGTGATGGAGACATGGGGGCTGAGTGGGCAGAATGTGCAGGACTTTACTCTTTATTGCGGCACTCTAGGCACTGCTTTCCTGCTCTTCAAAAGCTATCAAGTTACCAATAATAAAAATGATCTCTCTCTCTGTTTACAGGTTGTTAAGGCCTGTGATTCTGCTTCTGCTTCTTCTAG GGATGTGAGTTTTATATGCGGAAGAAGTGGTGTTTGTGCTCTTGGAGCTGTTGCAGCAAAACATACCAATGATAAAGCATTGCAGGATTACTATCTCGACCAATTTAGACAG GTTGAGCTGTCAAAAAATCACCCTGATGAGCTATTATATGGAAGGAGTGGCTACTTGTGGGCTTGCTTGTTCTTAAATAAACATACTGGAGAGGAAGCAATCCCTTATACAACCATT CGTGCAGTGACGAGTGAAATTATCAGGCACGGAAGGAATTTGACCGAGAAAGGAGGATCGCCATTGATGTATGAATGGTACGGGGAGAGGTATTGGGGTGCTGCTCATGGATTGGCAGGGATAATGCATGTTTTGATGGATGTACAACTGGAAATGGACGAGGTTGAGGATGTGAAAGGAACTCTTAAATATATGATCAAGAATCGGTTTCTTAGTGGAAATTATCCTGCAAGTGAAGCAGATTGCAAGACAGATTGCAAGACAGATGTTCTTGTTCATTGGTGCCATGGAGCTCCTGGGATTGCCCTCACACTTGCCAAGGCTGCTAAG GTTTTTGAAGATGATGAGTTTCTACAAGCAGCAGTAGATGCAGCAGAGGTAGTATGGGACCGAGGGCTGCTGAAGCGAGTCGGCATCTGCCACGGAATCAGCGGAAACACGTACGTATTCCTCGCACTGTACCAAATAACAGGCAGAATAGAGTACTTATACAAGGCGAAATCATTTGCTAGCTTTCTACTTGATAGAGCTCATAGACTTATATCAGCAGGACAGATGCATAGAGGTGATAATCCCTACTCCTTATTTGAAGGGTGTGGAGGTATGGCTTATCTTTTTCTAGACATGATTGATCCTTCAAAATCTAAATTCCCTGCTTATGACCTCTGA